The following are from one region of the Salvia hispanica cultivar TCC Black 2014 chromosome 1, UniMelb_Shisp_WGS_1.0, whole genome shotgun sequence genome:
- the LOC125200724 gene encoding 50S ribosomal protein L3, chloroplastic, which translates to MSISSLSATIPTTSKRFSSSASSSSPSSSFLLRLPLKRFSSLSLNASPSKPPTISASMEAGIGLMATKLGMMSYFDTTGQVIPVTIVGFREGNIVTQVKTKATDGYDAVQVGYRRIRDRKLTKPELGHLEKSGIIPLRHLQEFRLQSVEGFEPNQRLALEELFKEGDLVDVSGTTIGKGFQGGIKRHNFKRGLMTHGSKSHRQLGSIGAGTTPGRVYPGKKMPGRMGGTKTKIRKLKVIKIDNELNVVMIKGAVPGKPGNLLRITPAKIVGKNIPQK; encoded by the exons ATGTCAATCTCTTCTCTCTCCGCAACCATCCCCACCACCTCCAAGCgcttctcctcctccgcctcctcctcctccccctcctcctccttcctCCTCCGCCTCCCCTTGAAGCGCTtctcctccctctctctcaatGCCTCCCCCTCCAAACCCCCCACCATCTCCGCCTCAATGGAGGCCGGAATCGGCCTCATGGCCACCAAATTAGGCATGATGTCCTACTTCGACACCACCGGCCAAGTCATCCCCGTCACCATCGTCGGCTTCCGCGAGGGCAACATTGTCACTCAGGTCAAGACCAAGGCCACCGACGGCTACGACGCCGTCCAAGTCGGTTACCGCAGGATTCGCGACCGGAAACTCACTAAACCGGAGCTCGGCCACTTGGAGAAGTCCGGAATCATTCCGCTCCGCCACTTGCAGGAGTTCCGGCTGCAGTCCGTCGAAGGCTTCGAGCCTAATCAGCGCCTGGCGTTGGAGGAGCTTTTTAAGGAAGGCGATTTAGTCGACGTTTCCGGAACCACCATTGGAAAGGGGTTCCAAG GTGGAATCAAGAGACACAATTTCAAGAGAGGGCTTATGACTCACGGGTCCAAGAGCCATAGGCAACTCGGCTCCATTGGTGCCGGAACTACTCCAGGACGTGTCTACCCGGGCAAGAAAATGCCCGGGAGAATGGGAGGCACCAAGACGAAGATCAGAAAGCTCAAGGTTATCAAGATTGACAACGAACTCAATGTCGTGATGATCAAAGGTGCCGTTCCTGGTAAACCAGGCAACCTGCTCCGCATCACACCGGCCAAAATCGTGGGAAAGAATATCCCCCAAAAGTAG